From one Cardiocondyla obscurior isolate alpha-2009 linkage group LG06, Cobs3.1, whole genome shotgun sequence genomic stretch:
- the LOC139103307 gene encoding constitutive coactivator of PPAR-gamma-like protein 1 homolog isoform X4, whose amino-acid sequence MGIQDLQTFLDGNCVQGGSIPVDLLKIARMVAQKSQRNRIIKGQQVHNFGKLRLVLDGECCLDRLYGGFFSDWACGGQWNRMLQFLAVLIQAMEMSGLEIAVFFNGCFEPLRKADWVQHQLQVRANVNSVLKHITTKGTPPPKIWWTSPVCLRTSLRMALRHLNVTVLCSMDDHHQEVIAYCRENNYNGLIADDAEYAAFDPPRYFSSEQLKLTYKGSLDTKEYMLSELTKALNIPSDRLCILAALLGNYILTENDLADFYKNNNISTNVLNKTSVEQMIKIIANFVKELPSAELNVVSQKVFGSMSDPRCSKLRQSVQYYLNGTKEGFLHYKPVKPARIHKLDSKSGTQSQSNSSDTPSASESDSNLETSRFASETLESERESLNAYKQATANAKAAPQIVIDPPGIQGHGDADAIRAEEEPTDDGHVINGTHNLLISSSSSSSSSSATSPSHATADSARQPEKTNIPATTPEVMRTASERHQKGLMSPYIYQILTAGEIKLPVLLEDENHREFSSIHVIYRPIRQMVYAILFNLHHRMYLATKSKEKGDSEKVEIPDVIIKEWVWSKSNPYQTPELVKAEQIGWGVPTIQRLWFGTVIDDKRRRLRGFLTCMRSDTPLMLNTSYVPQHLLVMACVLRYIMSFSDKLKILRRQELDAFIAQAFSPELMNAQYLQDLQLPLVTSRGVQLATLFMAGVETALLANDACGAPIPWLMCCPWLYFDGKLFHHTLARATIAKNLLELCSGHIERVVKVERMRKAILEGINVSFARPPLPVTSGIRVSVPSNILPANCTLNDGLMRGRGSGTLPQRGIMRRPIPSRGGQLEIAGVVVGQWGPNYGQPGRLPQPLQGHARGRIPPQILGERSRY is encoded by the exons atgggCATTCAAGACTTGCAAACTTTCTTGGATGGCAATTGCGTACAAGGAGGATCTATACCTGTGGACTTGTTGAAAATAGCGCGTATGGTCGCTCAAAAATCACAGCgtaatcgtataattaaagGACAGCAGGTACACAATTTTGGTAAATTGAGACTGGTTCTCGATGGAGAATGTTGCTTAGATCGATTGTACGGTGGATTCTTCTCAG ATTGGGCTTGTGGTGGACAATGGAATCGCATGCTCCAGTTTCTTGCTGTTCTTATACAAGCAATGGAAATGTCTGGACTAGAAATAGCTGTATTCTTTAATGGATGTTTTGAACCACTTCGAAAAGCAGACTGGGTGCAACATCAGTTGCAAGTACGCGCTAATGTTAACAGT gTCTTGAAACATATAACAACGAAAGGTACACCGCCACCGAAAATCTGGTGGACTTCTCCTGTATGTTTAAGGACCAGTTTACGTATGGCTCTCAGGCATCTGAATGTCACAGTT TTATGTAGCATGGATGACCATCATCAAGAAGTTATAGCATATTGCCGTGAGAATAATTACAATGGACTTATAGCTGATGATGCAGAATACGCTGCATTCGATCCACCACGTTATTTCTCATCGGAACAATTAAAACTTACTTACAaa GGTTCTCTCGATACAAAAGAATACATGCTTTCTGAACTCACTAAAGCTCTCAACATACCATCTGACAGGCTATGTATATTAGCAGCTTTACTTGGAAATTACATATTGACCGAAAATGACTTGGCcgatttttacaaaaataataatattagcACTAATGTGCTAAATAAGACAAGTGTTGAACAAATGATTAagattattgcaaattttgtCAAAGAACTTCCATCTGCAGAATTGAACGTGGTTTCACAAAAGGTATTCGGTTCCATGTCTGATCCAAGATGCTCGAAATTGCGACAATCTGTTCAGTACTATTTAAATGGGACAAAAGAAggatttttacattataagcCCGTGAAACCTGCAAGAA ttcaCAAATTGGATTCTAAATCAGGCACACAGAGTCAGTCAAACTCGTCTGATACTCCATCAGCTTCAGAAAGTGATTCTAATTTGGAAACGTCCAGATTTGCTTCTGAAACTTTGGAGAGTGAACGCGAAAGTTTGAATGCATATAAACAGGCAACAGCTAACGCAAAAGCAGCACCGCAAATTGTAATTGATCCACCTGGTATTCAAGGCCATGGAGACGCCGACGCTATACGTGCGGAGGAAGAACCAA CAGATGATGGACATGTGATCAATGGTACTCACAATCTTTTGATAAGCTCGTCAAGTTCGAGTAGTAGTTCGTCAGCAACATCGCCATCTCATGCAACAGCTGATTCTGCAAGACAACCAGAGAAAACTAATATTCCCGCTACAACACCAGAAGTTATGCGCACCGCCTCTGAACGTCATCAAAAGGGACTTATGTCACCATACATTTACCAAATTCTCACTGCTGGTGAAATCAAATTACCTGTTCTTTTGGAAGACGAGAATCATCGTGAATTTTCTTCTATTCATGTGATTTATAGACCGATTCGACAAATGGTGTatgcgattttatttaatctccATCATCGGATGTATCTAGCAACAAAgagtaaagaaaaaggag ataGTGAAAAGGTTGAGATACCggatgtaataataaaagaatggGTATGGTCCAAATCTAATCCATATCAGACTCCTGAATTAGTGAAAGCTGAACAGATTGGTTGGGGTGTGCCTACGATTCAACGTTTGTGGTTTGG CACAGTCATAGATGACAAACGGCGAAGACTTAGGGGTTTCCTAACTTGTATGAGATCAGATACGCCTCTTATGTTAAATACCTCATATGTACCGCAACATTTGTTGGTCATGGCCTGTGTTTTAAG atacATTATGTCTTTTTCTGacaaactaaaaattttacgtcgtCAGGAGCTAGACGCTTTCATCGCGCAAGCCTTTTCGCCAGAGCTTATGAATGCTCAGTATTTGCAGGATTTAcag CTTCCATTAGTGACATCGCGTGGTGTACAATTAGCTACTTTATTCATGGCTGGTGTTGAAACCGCGTTGTTAGCGAACGATGCTTGTGGTGCACCGATTCCATGGTTAATGTGCTGCCCTTGGCTTTACTTCGATGGAAAATTATTCCATCACACTCTGGCTCGTGCTACTATTGCTAAGAACTTATTGGAATTATGCAGCGGTCACATTGAGCGCGTTGTAAAAGTTGAGAGGATGAGAAAAGCTATACTCGAGGGAATTAATGTCTCGTTTGCGCGACCACCTTTACCTGTGACATCAG GTATTCGTGTATCGGTTCCTTCCAATATCTTGCCTGCTAACTGTACGCTTAATGATGGGTTGATGCGCGGTCGCGGCAGTGGCACGTTACCACAACGCGGTATAATGCGTCGTCCTATTCCTTCGCGTGGTGGTCAATTGGAAATTGCTGGTGTCGTAGTTGGTCAATGGGGCCCGAATTATGGACAGCCTGGTCGACTACCGCAACCCTTGCAGGGACACGCTCGTGGACGAATTCCACCACAG ATTTTAGGGGAACGTTCGAGATATTGA